Proteins from a single region of Apium graveolens cultivar Ventura chromosome 7, ASM990537v1, whole genome shotgun sequence:
- the LOC141672285 gene encoding gibberellin 2-beta-dioxygenase 8-like has product MESKAEPPFEETYKALIDSNKSSNVDMQVTKEIVEECELPLIDLSMLGLGESEREKCKAEIAKASQEWGFFQVVNHGISDAILEKMRREQVDVFKKSFNEKEMCFPAGTYRWGTPSATCLPQLSWSEAFHVPLIDISSLGGFTSISTTMEQFATTVSELAQKLAEILAEKMGHKATFFKQNCVPSTCYLRMNRYPPCPIPEISGLMPHTDSDFLTILHQDQIGGLQLVKDGKWFAVKPNPKALIINIGDLFQAWSNDVYKSVEHRVVTNKLVERFSTAYFLCPSYETRIQSCMEPSVYKQFSFREFRQQVQHDVKKLGYKVGLPRFII; this is encoded by the exons ATGGAGTCCAAAGCTGAGCCACCATTTGAAGAGACATACAAAGCTCTCATAGATTCCAATAAGTCCAGCAATGTTGACATGCAGGTGACAAAAGAGATTGTTGAAGAATGCGAGCTTCCATTGATTGATCTTAGCATGTTAGGTCTGGGAGAATCCGAAAGAGAAAAATGCAAGGCAGAAATAGCCAAGGCTTCACAAGAATGGGGTTTTTTTCAAGTAGTTAACCATGGAATTTCAGATGCGATCTTGGAGAAAATGAGACGTGAACAAGTCGATGTCTTCAAGAAGTCATTTAATGAGAAAGAAATGTGTTTTCCGGCAGGAACTTACCGCTGGGGAACTCCTTCAGCTACTTGTCTACCGCAGTTGTCATGGTCAGAAGCTTTTCATGTACCTCTCATCGATATTTCAAGCTTGGGAGGTTTTACTAGCATCAG CACAACAATGGAACAATTTGCTACAACAGTTTCTGAGCTAGCACAAAAGTTGGCAGAAATCTTGGCGGAGAAAATGGGACATAAAGCAACTTTCTTTAAACAGAATTGTGTTCCCAGCACTTGTTATCTTCGAATGAACAGATATCCACCATGTCCAATACCTGAGATTTCAGGCTTGATGCCGCACACAGATAGTGATTTCCTCACAATATTGCATCAAGATCAAATTGGAGGACTACAATTAGTTAAAGATGGTAAATGGTTTGCGGTTAAGCCTAATCCAAAAGCTCTGATCATTAATATCGGAGACCTTTTTCAG GCATGGAGCAATGATGTTTATAAGAGTGTTGAACATAGGGTTGTCACGAATAAGCTAGTAGAGAGGTTCTCTACTGCTTATTTCTTATGTCCATCTTATGAAACTCGGATACAAAGTTGTATGGAGCCTTCAGTGTACAAACAGTTCAGCTTTCGAGAATTCAGACAACAAGTCCAACATGATGTTAAGAAACTGGGTTATAAAGTAGGACTTCCGAGGTTTATCATATAA